The proteins below come from a single Corylus avellana chromosome ca3, CavTom2PMs-1.0 genomic window:
- the LOC132176062 gene encoding large ribosomal subunit protein eL20z-like, protein MSEEGKNRGVPAEHHHVQHQQNEGQYGTFQGVANYPPPPPVMGLPQPAPPPGATEPSAPPPPQYYAQAYQTVPGYAVAEGIPVRERRLPCCGIGVGWFLFIIGFFLAAIPWYVGALILICGRIDYREKPGYIGCTVAAILATLAVVLGVTKGADEW, encoded by the exons ATGAGCGAAGAAGGGAAAAACAGAGGAGTCCCCGCCGAACACCACCATGTTCAGCATCAGCAGAATGAGGGTCAGTACGGCACCTTCCAAGGCGTGGCCAACTATCCTCCGCCGCCGCCCGTTATGGGCTTGCCTCAGCCTGCCCCGCCGCCCGGCGCCACCGAGCCCTCCGCTCCTCCGCCCCCTCAGTACTATGCTCAAGCATATCAAACCGTTCCAG GTTACGCTGTTGCTGAGGGAATACCAGTGCGAGAGCGTCGCCTTCCTTGCTGTGGTATAGGTGTTGGCTGGTTCCT GTTTATTATTGGTTTCTTCCTTGCTGCCATCCCCTGGTATGTTGGGGCACTTATTCTAATTTGTGGCAGAATTGATTATCGAGAGAAACCAGGATATATCGGTTGCACAGTTGCT GCTATTCTTGCTACCCTTGCTGTTGTTCTTGGTGTGACAAAAGGAGCTGATGAATGGTGA